From the Penaeus vannamei isolate JL-2024 chromosome 37, ASM4276789v1, whole genome shotgun sequence genome, the window aatactCCTTTCCCTTGTTtatgttcatttattattttccttgaccattcaagggggggggggtaggagaggtaaggagaagcggagaaagggaaaaggaaaagggaaggggagagggagagcgaaaggagaagagggagaggaggcgagaggtcgAAGGAAAAGGGAGTCCCGAagctctcatttcttccctcgaTCTCGCTTTCATGTGTCCGATTGCTTACGTAGAAGGATATAGACGTAGgatatcataaataaaataattttgcCATAGCCATAATATagcgataatcatcatcataataataatagtaataataataatatcaataataataataataattgcggcACAATTATTACATTTCTATTGTTCCATTACATCCCATCCCGGCCCGGTCGAAAACAAAACACTTGCGCGGCGCACAGGTGGCCTCCAGCGGTGTACACCTGCGAAGATCCACCTGTGCTGTAGATATAAAACCCCTGTCATAATAGGGATagaaaatacgaaacaaaaacaaaacaatatcaacataTTACAAGGAATTAAACAAGAAATTTAAATGGATTATCTTTTTTACCCTTTGCCTTATCTCAGGATTAATTTCACATTTCGTTTAAGATATTATGTCATTTATGGATTCGTAACTAAAAagctaacaaaaaaagaaaaaaaaagaaaaaaaagagaaactgggTGATAATTTTTCCGCGAATATGAAAACAATCTTAAAATAATTTAGGAACTTACACAATACGGAatgtaaatgttttttctttttttttctctttttctttctgtaaaaTCACGAAGCACGGAGGTTGTAAAGCCATGTGTGGATTCATACGCACGTCTGATGCAGGTCGGTTTGTTTGCCTCCGCGCTTCTTGGGTGATAAGTGTTatttcagtgtgtttgtgtgctgtgtcgtgtgtgtgaatgcgtgggtgtcagtctgtgcgcgtgtgtgtgtgtatgtatatgtatgtgtgaatatgtgcatgcatgtgtcagtctgtgcgcgtgtgtaagtgtatatgtatatttaattatgtgtgaatatgtgcatgcatgtgtcagtctgtgcgcgtgcgtgtgtatatgtatatttaagtatgtgcgaatatgtgcatgcatgtcattatatgcgcgtgtgtatgtatatgtacgtaagtgTAACACAACCTACCACTGGCCTTTAcccgcccttcctcttcccagcCCTCTGCCGTGAACGCGACGCcagcctcctcctcactcctcctcactccgAAGAGATTCCGAAGCCATCATGAGCAAGGTCGAAGGATTGGACACCATCTTGGTCACGGGCGGAGCGGGCTTTGTGGGATCCCACACCATTGTGGAACTCCTGAAGGCAGGATACAAGGTGAGGCCCcgatgatgatatgtgtgtgtgtgtgtgtgtgtgtgtatgtgtgtgtgtgtatgtgtgtgtgtgtgtgtgtgtgtgtgtgtgtgtgtgtgtgtgtgtgtgtgtgtgtgtgtgtgtgtatgtatgtatatatatatatatatatatatatatatatatatatatgtatgtatatttatatacatatatatatatatatattcatatatatatacatatatatatatacatatatatatattcatatatatatatacatatatatatatatatatatatatatatatatatatatatatatatatatattcatatatatatacatatatatatatatatatatatatatatatatatataaacatacatgcatatgatatatatatatatatatatatatatatatatatatatatatatatacatatatatatatatatatatatatatacatacatatatatatatatatatatatatatatatatatatatatatatatatatagcaagtatatatatatatatatatatatatacatatataggaaatatatatatatatatatacatatataggaaatatatatatatatatatatatatatatatatatatatatatatatatatgtgtgtgtgtgtgtgtgtgtgtgtgtgtgtgtgtgtgtgtatacatatatatacatatatatatacatatatatatgtatatatatgtatatataatgtatatatatgtatatatatgtatatatatatgtgtatatatataaatatatatatatatatatatatatatgctcatatatatgtatatatatatatatatatatatatatgaatataaatatttatatatatgtatatgtataaataaatatatatacacacacacatatatatatatatatatatatatatatatatatatatatatatgtttatgtgtgtgtgtgtatgtgtgtgtgtgtgtgtgtgtgtgtgtgtgtgtgtgtgtgtgtgtgtgtgtgtgtgtgtgtgtgtgtgtgtgtgtgtgtgtgtgtgtgtgtgtgtgtgcgtgtgcgtgtgcgtgtgcgcatagagagagagagagagagagagagagagagagagagagagagagagagagagagagagagagagagagagagagagagagagagagagagagagagagacatacatatataatatatatatatatacatatatatatatatatatatatatatatatatatatatatatatatatatatgaatgtgtatgtgtgtgtgtgtgtgtgtgtgtgtgtgtgtgtgtgtgtgtgtgtgtgtgtgtgtgtgtgtgtgtgtgtgtgtgtgtgtgtgtatgtatgtatgtatgtatgtatgtatatatatatacatatgtatatatatatatatatatatatatatacacatatatatgatatatatatatgtatatatatatacatatatatacatatgtatatgtatatatatttgtatatatatgtatgtatgtatatatatatatatatatatatatatatatacatacatacatatatatatacatatatatatatatatacatatatatatatatatatatatatatatatatatattcctatatatgtatatatatatatataaatattcatatatatgtatatatatatatatatatgaatataaatatttatatatatatatgtatatatatataaataaatatatatacatacatacataatatatatatatatatatatatatatatatatatacatacatacataatatatatatatatatatatatatatatatatatatatatatatatatatgtgtgtgtgtgtgtgtgtgtgtgtgtgtgtgtgtgtgtgtgtgtgtgtgtgtatatatatatatatatatatatatatatatatatatatatatatatatatatgtttatgtgtgtgtgtgtgtgtgtgtgtatgtgtgtgtgtgtgtatacatacttgtatacatatatacatatatatttgtgtgtatatatatatgtgtatatatatatatatatatatatatatatatatgtgtgtgtgtgtgtgtgtgtgtgtgtgtgtgtgtgtgtgtgtgtgtgtgtgtgtatgtgtatgtgtatgtgtatgtatatgtatatgtatatatatatatatacgtatatatgaatgtgtatacaaacatatatacatatatatatatatatatatatatatatatatatttacatatatatacatatatatttgtttatacatatgtaagtatatatatatatatatatatatatatgtatatatatatatatttacatatatatacatatatatttatttatacatatataagtatatatatatatgtgtataaatataaatatatatatatatatatatatatatatatatatatatataagtgcgtgtatatgtgtgtgtgtgcatatatatatatatatatatatatatatatatatatatatatatatatatatatatatacatatataagtgcgtgtatatatatgtgtgtgtgtatatatatatatatatatatatatatatatatatatatatatatatttatatatatgtatatatatatatatatatatatatatatatatattagttcgtgtatacatatgtgtgtgtgtgtgcatatatatatatatatatatatatatatatatatatatatatatatatatatatatgtatgtatgtatgtagagaccCTCAACCTCTCAGCGCGCACCAGCCCCTCCCACTgccttgcctctccccctcccccccgcccaccgtTGCctgtctcaccctcccccccctccctcaccccccaggTCGTGGTCGTGGACTCCTGCATCAACTCCCACCCCCCGAAGGAGGGCCGTGACCTGCCGCCCGTCCTCGAGAGGGTGCAGGACCTCACCGGCCAGACCGTGACCTTCCACCACCTGTCGATCCTGGATCGCGAGGCGCTCAAGGATGTCTTTCTCAAGGTACGGCGGGATCCTTTTCTCTGTTGAATTAGCGtcgattttcctttctcttttctttgcgtGTTGCTTGCATTTTTTCTAACTTATCAGACCATCgatatctctttctcatctcccccttttctctctttttctcactttacctctcccccctctctctgcctctctttctctctctccctccctctctctctctaagattcATTCTCTAATTTACTTCATTCACAGTTATTGTATCACCTGTAAGGAATGAATAGTCAAGAGGGAAAAATTGCTCAAGTCACTACATCCACATTATAAAAGAGAGCCTTTTCGTTgcagagaaatggggaaaaacaTTCAAAAAGTTAAGCCATATCCAATTTGTTTCTTTCGCCCGAGGAAGATTCTATCCGACTCGAAACGCCATTGCCCAACATTTCATTTAACTATCATGATTAAGCTTCATTTGCACTCGTGTCTGCATTTGTTCTCGAAGCACTGGCTCCATGCTCGTGACCTCTGACCTATTTCCCTTGGCCCCCAGCACAAGGTCGACGCCGTCATCCACTTCGCGGCGCTGAAGGCTGTTGGCGAGAGCGTGAAGCGCCCCCTCGACTACTACCACAACAACATTACTGGAACGGCCACGCTCCTGCGGGTAAAGAGACagtcttctgtttttgtttttttttccttcatcgaTTTGTTGTCATTCTTTTGgtactttatttattatattcgTTTTTCCTCCAGCCTATTTTTTGTcaacttttagcttttttctgattctgttttcgtctttctgtctctttcattttttcctcgtaGACATTAATATTCTCAGATCTATATGTTACTATATGTTATCAATTATTGCTGGTATTTAACACCATTATTGCCatctattcatatcattatgattatcattttcaaggcggtcgttattattgatattttgtcGTTTATGACAATAAGAGCTCTTAATATTCTGGTGAATAAAggcaagggaaaagagaaaaaaaagcgaagatgCATTTAGTAAACAAAAGGAGAAGCTGGGATATTAATGGGAATCACTTTATGGAAATGGAGCAGACACCGTGTCTGTGGTCGGGTTCGCAAATACAGCGTTAAAGCCACTATCGCTACTACTTATTTTGGTTTTATCGTTATTCTCgttatttgattttattcttcAGAGACAACACTATGCTATCCACCAACAGGACACAGCCACCAGCAgggcatcatcactatcaccagcTCACCACCGCCACCTGCtttaatcataatcactatcaccagCAAGTTCcctgatcaccaccaccaccaacgccaCCCCCAGTTCACCTCCATCACCCAACTTTTTCCCAACGTCCAACAATCATATCCACCCGCTCGCCCTCCCACTCCACGCCCCTCCCACTCCGACAGGTCATGGGCGAGGTCGGCGTGAAGAGGCTCGTGTTCTCCTCGTCGTCCACCGTCTACGGCCCCGCCAAGTACTTCCCGACGGACGAGGAGCACCCGACGGGCCAGGGCGTGACCAACCCCTACGGCAGGAGCAAGTTCGTGTGCGAGGAAATGATGAAGGATTTGGCCAAGGCGGAGGAGGtgagagatgaaggggggggggctgaggggagggagggaaaggatgggggaggggaagggggaggatggggaaaggtagggtggtggatgggatggggaaggatggtggaggaacaaggggaagaggaagagacagagaagaagggagatagagagagagagagaaagagagaaagagagagagagacagaggcagaggcagaggcagaggcagaggcagaggcagaggcagaggcagaggcagaggcagaggcagaggcagaggcagaggcagaggcagaggcagaggcagaggcagaggcagagagagagagagagagagagagagagaaagagagagagagaaacagagagagagagagagagagagagagagagagagagagagagagagagagagatagagagagagagagcgagaacccaCCAGCCTCACACCACCTTCGGCGCACCCCTTCCTCACGcccgctcttcctccccctcccgcaggGTTGGCAGCTGGTGCTCCTGCGGTACTTCAACCCCGTGGGCGCGCACCCCTCGGGCGACATCGGCGAGGACCCCCTGGGCATCCCCGTCAACCTCATGCCCTACATCGCCCAGGTCGCcgtcgggaggagggagagaatcaaCGTGTTCGGGGGCGACTGGGACACGCCCGACCGCACCTGTGAGTTTCTCTCGTCAGGCTGGAGCCGCCCGCCCGTGCCTTTACCTGTgttcctatctgtctttcttctatctgtctgtgtactcatctgcctatctatctgtctgtattcacatatatgtgtgtgtgtgtgtgtgtatacacacacacacacacacacacacacacacacacacaaacacacacacacacacacacacacacacacacacacacacacacacacacacacacacacacacacacacatatatatatatatatatatatatatatatatatatacatagatacacacacacacacacacacacaaatgtatatgtatatatacgtatatatatatatatatatatatatatatatatatatatatatatatatatatatgcataaatatatcaggtttccctccctctctgtctcccccccccccccccccccaggcatccGGGACTTCGTGGCCGTCATGGACCTGGCGGCGGGCCACCCCCCCGCCCTCACCAAGTTCGGCGACCCGGCCTTCAGCGGCGCCAAGCCCTTCAACCTGGGCCGCGGGAAGGGCGTGTCCGTCCTCGAGATGATCGCCGCCTTCAGCAGGtcagtgtgtgggggggagggggggagggggggtctgatggggagggaggaagaggaagggtggggggggtgcaggTTTTGGatcggaaggaagggagggggtttggggaggggagggggtgatgcgggaaaagggggttggggggttggaggga encodes:
- the LOC113802806 gene encoding UDP-glucose 4-epimerase (The sequence of the model RefSeq protein was modified relative to this genomic sequence to represent the inferred CDS: added 181 bases not found in genome assembly); the protein is MSKVEGLDTILVTGGAGFVGSHTIVELLKAGYKVVVVDSCINSHPPKEGRDLPPVLERVQDLTGQTVTFHHLSILDREALKDVFLKHKVDAVIHFAALKAVGESVKRPLDYYHNNITGTATLLRVMGEVGVKRLVFSSSSTVYGPAKYFPTDEEHPTGQGVTNPYGRSKFVCEEMMKDLAKAEEGWQLVLLRYFNPVGAHPSGDIGEDPLGIPVNLMPYIAQVAVGRRERINVFGGDWDTPDRTCIRDFVAVMDLAAGHPPALTKFGDPAFSGAKPFNLGRGKGVSVLEMIAAFSRACGKELPYKIVGRRWGDVQQTTSSGKLAEKEFGWKATRTLDDMCADTWRWQSKNPNGYL